The following are from one region of the Quercus robur chromosome 1, dhQueRobu3.1, whole genome shotgun sequence genome:
- the LOC126722385 gene encoding histone deacetylase HDT1-like, producing MEFWGVEVKAGQPLKVSPGEEKLIHLSQASLGESKNKGNESTPIFVKFGDQKLVLGTLSQEKFPQLSFDLVFEKEFELSHNWKNGSVYFAGYKAAATYEEDCADSDMDSFDEEDEELPLNIAENGKAGPKITAVKSIAAPSEKQVKISEPSKDDEDDDSSGSSDEDDDDDDISGDEDEDMSFGSAEDDDESDDEPEETPKKVESSKKRPSESATKTPVPAKKAKAATPQKTDGKKVGGHTATPHPSKKAAKTPATSEQSKQKSPKSGGAFSCQTCSRTFGSEVGLQSHTKAKHGEN from the exons ATGGAGTTTTGGG GTGTTGAAGTCAAGGCAGGGCAGCCTCTTAAAGTATCACCTGGAGAGGAGAAGCTCATTCATCTTTCACAg GCATCCCTGGGTGAGTCTAAGAACAAGGGAAATGAATCCACACCTATCTTTGTGAAGTTTGGTGATCAGAAGCTTGTGTTGGGAACACTTTCCCAAGAGAAATTCCCTCAGCTAtcgtttgatttggtttttgagAAGGAGTTTGAGCTCTCTCACAACTGGAAAAATGGGAGTGTATACTTTGCAGGTTACAAGGCTGCTGCTACGTATGAAGAAGA TTGTGCAGATTCTGATATGGATTCATTTGATGAAGAAGACGAAGAGTTGCCACTGAACATTGCAGAGAATG gtaAGGCTGGCCCAAAGATTACAGCAGTTAAAAGTATTGCTGCACCTTCTGAAAAGCAGGTTAAGATTTCAGAACCAAGCAaagatgatgaggatgatgattcGAGTGGATCTAGTGATGAG gatgatgatgatgatgatattagtggtgatgaggatgaggatatGTCTTTTGGTTCtgctgaggatgatgatgagtCTGATGATGAGCCTGAAGAGACACCTAAGAAG GTTGAATCGAGCAAGAAGAGACCTTCTGAATCTGCAACTAAAACTCCAGTCCCTGCTAAAAAGGCAAAAGCAGCTACTCCTCAAAAAACTG ATGGTAAGAAGGTGGGTGGTCATACAGCAACTCCACATCCTTCCAAGAAGGCTGCAAAGACTCCTGCAACTAGTGAGCAATCTAAGCAGAAGTCCCCAAAATCTGGTGGTGCATTCTCTTGCCAGACCTGCAGCAG GACTTTTGGCTCTGAAGTTGGTCTTCAGTCCCACACAAAGGCTAAGCATGGTGAAAACTAG
- the LOC126722380 gene encoding uncharacterized protein At4g22758, protein MPNSKSHRRVPEEKNRRGKLAHRASSFHGQSHLTMAAELRRPNTTPELLSYNNVVGSTPMEGRPPAARLTKLLLNVTIQGSLGPVQVVMSPELTVGDLVAAAVKIYAKECRRPILPTTDPAMFDLHYSQFSLESLDREEKLMALGSRNFFLCNKRTALDGGVTTSCSTQAEKDSKTGFAWLKFMDFLL, encoded by the exons ATGCCGAATTCGAAGAGTCACCGTAGAGTACCGGAGGAGAAGAACCGGAGGGGAAAACTAGCGCATAGAGCGTCGTCGTTTCACGGACAAAGTCATCTTACTATGGCGGCGGAGCTTCGCCGGCCGAATACGACGCCGGAACTGCTATCGTACAATAACGTAGTTGGATCGACGCCGATGGAAGGACGGCCACCGGCGGCGAGGCTGACGAAGTTGTTGTTGAACGTGACGATCCAGGGGAGTCTCGGCCCCGTACAAGTGGTCATGTCGCCGGAATTGACGGTAGGCGATCTCGTCGCCGCCGCAGTGAAGATTTACGCTAAAGAGTGTCGCCGGCCAATCTTGCCGACCACCGATCCGGCCATGTTCGACCTCCACTACTCGCAGTTCAGCTTAGAAA GTTTGGACAGAGAGGAGAAGCTGATGGCATTGGGATCGAGGAACTTTTTCCTGTGTAACAAAAGGACTGCGTTGGACGGTGGCGTAACGACGTCGTGTTCCACGCAAGCTGAGAAAGATTCAAAGACTGGCTTTGCTTGGCTCAAGTTCATGGATTTCTTGCTGTGA